The Caenorhabditis elegans chromosome II genome has a segment encoding these proteins:
- the R07G3.8 gene encoding CYRIA/CYRIB Rac1 binding domain-containing protein (Partially confirmed by transcript evidence): MPSNIRESDASCLEMIRSIIRSTADDNSKWVEIFVDFENAQPTDEEREIYNMAEEVLNDCDLVLADVSSYGNGCYAERNQLKNDSDTQALKVLMTKLEPFVARTCSYYEHVAKIEKIVPIILWELSSGPLPLEEQLANKQSIAKQFARLIGFVLDFDVVKMRTAQITNDYSYYRRAKHIVYQDFEDQGVPELPQVQMFLCEGNPMLKALCNGVDSYMQTHQSLPINNTTDVFVTIINVCRFMLANDECLARLTDSSKHLCCRVMTGLVILFDHVDQNGAFVSNSSIDMRDVVRLIKLNTTPEQSDCLLAGLRFTTKHYNDSSTPKSLRHLIEVK, translated from the exons ATGCCGTCGAATATTCGAGAATCTGATGCATCTTGTCTTGAGATGATACGATCAATTATACGATCAACAGCAGATGATAATTCAAAATGGGTCGagatttttgtggattttgaaaatgcacaACCAACAGATGAAGAAAGGGAAATATATAATATGGCTGAAGAAGTATTAAATGATTGTGATTTAGTACTTGCTGATGTATCAAGTTATGGAAATG gttgcTATGCAGAAagaaatcaattaaaaaatgacagtGATACTCAagctttaaaagttttaatgaCAAAGCTTGAACCATTTGTTGCCAGAACATGTTCCTACTATGAACatgttgcaaaaattgaaaaaatcgtacCAATAATTCTATGGGAATTATCATCTGGCCCATTACCTCTCGAAGAACAACTTGCAAATAAACAATCAATTGCCAAACAGTTTGCACGATTAATTGGATTTGTATTGGACTTTGATGTCGTAAAA atgagAACCGCCCAGATAACAAATGATTACAGTTATTACCGACGAGCAAAACATATTGTTTATCAGGATTTTGA aGACCAAGGAGTTCCCGAATTACCACAAGTTCAAATGTTTCTTTGTGAAGGAAATCCAATGTTAAAAGCACTTTGTAATGGTGTAGATTCGTACATGCAGACACATCAAAGCTTGCCAATTAACAATACAACTGATGTTTTTGTAACAATTATCAA cgtttgCCGATTCATGTTAGCAAATGACGAATGTCTGGCACGACTGACAGATTCATCGAAACATCTTTGCTGTCGAGTGATGACTGGCCTTGTAATATTATTCGATCACGTAGATCAAAATGGTGCATTCGTGTCAAACTCATCAATTGATATGAGAGATGTTGTCAGGTTGATCAAACTAAATACCACTCCTGAACAG tctgATTGTCTACTTGCTGGTCTTCGTTTCACAACAAAACATTATAATGATTCAAGTACTCCAAAATCTCTTCGTCATTTGATTGAagtgaaataa
- the oig-4 gene encoding Immunoglobulin domain-containing protein oig-4 (Confirmed by transcript evidence), with protein MSFRLWGRCIFFFCFLLEAIDSRGGRRGGKGKGKSNLQFAQVAEFSLVQTVLSDNRSAQIITGSHFSQTYRLGYKLLIICKARGDPRPTIKWYKEGAEIQPKASIHYYEKPIENDTIWSKLEVDPATMGDQGVYACVANNPHGVMAKNFKAEYTY; from the exons ATGAGCTTCCGATTATGGGGTCGatgcatttttttcttctgcttCTTGCTGGAAGCCATCGATTCTAGAGGAGGTCGTCGAGGCGGAAAAGGAAAGGGAAAGAGTAATCTGCAATTTGCACAAGTTGCAGAATTTTCGTTGGTTCAAACGGTTTTGTCAGATAATAGA AGTGCTCAAATCATAACTGGCTCTCACTTCAGTCAAACATATCGGCTTGGATACAAACTACTTATCATTTGCAAAGCTCGTGGAGATCCTAGACCGACAATTAAATGGTATAAGGAAGGTGCTGAAATTCAACCAAAAGCTAGCATTCAC TATTACGAAAAGCCAATCGAAAATGATACAATTTGGAGTAAATTAGAAGTTG atccgGCAACAATGGGCGATCAGGGTGTCTATGCATGTGTGGCTAATAACCCGCACGGAGTAATGGCAAAGAATTTTAAAGCAGAATATACGTATTGA
- the cdc-42 gene encoding Cell division control protein 42 homolog (Confirmed by transcript evidence) has protein sequence MQTIKCVVVGDGAVGKTCLLISYTTNKFPSEYVPTVFDNYAVTVMIGGEPYTLGLFDTAGQEDYDRLRPLSYPQTDVFLVCFSVVAPASFENVREKWVPEISHHCSKTPFLLVGTQVDLRDDPGMLEKLAKNKQKPVSTDVGEKLAKELKAVKYVECSALTQKGLKNVFDEAILAALDPPQQEKKKKCNIL, from the exons ATGCAGACGATCAAGTGCGTCGTCGTTGGAGATGGAGCTGTCGGTAAAACTTGTCTCCTGATCAGCTATACCACAAACAAGTTTCCTTCTGAGTATGTGCCGACAGTCTTCGACAATTACGCC gTCACAGTAATGATCGGTGGCGAGCCATACACATTAGGATTGTTTGATACTGCTGGACAGGAAGATTACGATCGATTAAGGCCTCTATCGTATCCACAGACCGACGTGTTTCTTGTTTGCTTCTCCGTGGTTGCTCCAGCTTCATTCGAGAatgtccgagaaaaa tgGGTGCCTGAAATTTCGCATCATTGCTCAAAGACCCCATTCTTGTTAGTTGGTACTCAAGTCGATCTCAGGGATGATCCAGGAATGCTCGAGAAACTGGCAAAAAACAAGCAGAAACCAGTGTCAACGGATGTTGGAGAGAAGTTGGCAAAGGAATTGAAAGCAGTGAAATACGTTGAATGCTCAGCGTTGACGCAG aagggactgaaaaatgtattcgaCGAAGCCATTCTGGCCGCTCTCGACCCACCACAacaggagaagaagaagaagtgcaATATTCTCTAG